One region of Epilithonimonas zeae genomic DNA includes:
- a CDS encoding pentapeptide repeat-containing protein, whose protein sequence is MIYEAGKSFSSKDYKPEQIEQGDYEECDFTGIDFSNYDFSDFKFSNCNFADCDLSNAKIRQTAFRDVVFKNCKMMGLSFEDAHSFNISFRFEDCVLDHSSFYKLDIRKTIFRNCSMKEVDFTETNLSNAFFDSSNLNNAIFDQTILDNANLKNAINYSIDPNKNQLKKTKFAKDNLAGLLDQLQIIIE, encoded by the coding sequence ATGATATATGAAGCGGGGAAAAGTTTTTCTTCCAAAGACTACAAACCAGAGCAGATTGAGCAAGGCGATTACGAAGAATGTGATTTCACAGGAATCGATTTTTCAAACTATGATTTTTCAGATTTCAAATTTTCTAATTGCAATTTTGCAGATTGTGACTTGAGTAATGCGAAGATTCGACAGACTGCTTTTAGAGATGTCGTTTTTAAGAACTGCAAAATGATGGGACTCAGCTTTGAAGATGCACATTCTTTCAATATATCTTTTAGGTTTGAAGATTGTGTTCTGGATCATTCCTCCTTTTATAAGCTAGATATCCGGAAAACGATTTTTAGAAATTGTAGTATGAAAGAAGTGGATTTTACAGAAACCAATCTTTCCAATGCATTTTTTGATAGCTCTAATTTGAATAATGCTATTTTTGACCAAACAATTTTAGATAATGCAAATCTCAAGAATGCCATCAATTATTCTATTGATCCCAATAAAAATCAACTCAAAAAAACCAAATTCGCAAAAGACAATCTCGCCGGATTATTAGATCAACTTCAGATAATTATAGAGTAA